The Molothrus ater isolate BHLD 08-10-18 breed brown headed cowbird chromosome 9, BPBGC_Mater_1.1, whole genome shotgun sequence genome includes a region encoding these proteins:
- the DHCR24 gene encoding delta(24)-sterol reductase, whose amino-acid sequence MERERAVGVMSALWSVGAGLLLLLLWVRHRGLEAVLVHHRWVFVCFFLLPLSILFDIYYQLRAWAVWRLHSAPRQHAQRVRHIQEQVREWKKEGSRRYMCTGRPGWLTVSLRVGKYKKTHKNIMINLMDVLEVDSERQVVRVEPLVSMGQLTAYLNPMGWTIPVVPELDDLTVGGLIMGTGIESSSHIYGLFQHTCVAYELVLADGSLVRCSPTENSDLFYAVPWSCGTLGFLVAAEIKMVPAKKYVKIHYEPVRGLQKICERFTEESKKKENSFVEGLMYSLDEAVIMTGVLTDEAEQSKINRIGNYYKPWFFKHVEKYLKADRTGVEYIPSRHYYHRHTRSIFWELQDIIPFGNNPVFRYLFGWMVPPKISLLKLTQGEAIRKLYEQHHVVQDMLVPIKSLEKSIQTFHVDLNVYPIWLCPFILPNNPGMVHPKGNEAELYVDIGAYGEPKSKQFEARASMRQMEKFVRSVHGFQMLYADCYMTREEFWDMFDGSLYHRLREEMNCKDAFPEVYDKICKAARH is encoded by the exons ATGGAGCGGGAGCGGGCGGTGGGCGTCATGTCGGCGCTGTGGTCGGTGGGCgcggggctgctgctcctgctgctctgggtgcgGCACCGCGGGCTGGAGGCCGTGCTGGTGCACCACCGCTGGGTCTTCgtctgcttcttcctcctgccGCTCTCCATCCTCTTCGACATCTACTACCAGCTGCGCGCATGGGCCGTGTGGCGCCTCCACAGCGCCCCGCGGCAGCACGCCCAGCGCGTCCGGCACATCCAGGAGCAG GTGCGGGAATGGAagaaggaaggcagcaggaggtACATGTGCACGGGCCGGCCCGGCTGGCTGACGGTGTCACTCCGTGTGGGCAAGTACAAGAAGACTCACAAGAACATCATGATCAATTTAATGGATGTTCTGGAAGTAGACAGTGAAAGACAG gtTGTTCGTGTGGAGCCTTTGGTGTCCATGGGCCAGCTGACTGCATACCTGAATCCCATGGGCTGGACTATTCCTGTGGTACCAGAGCTTGATGATCTCACAGTAG GTGGCCTGATCATGGGAACTGGCATTGAGTCTTCATCCCATATCTATGGACTTTTTCAGCACACCTGTGTGGCCTATGAACTTGTTCTTGCTGATGGAAGCCTTGTGAGATGTTCACCA ACTGAAAACTCAGACCTATTTTATGCAGTGCCTTGGTCTTGTGGTACTCTGGGTTTCCTGGttgcagcagaaataaaaatggttcCTGCCAAGAAATATGTCAAAATACATTATGAGCCAGTAAGAGGACTGCAGAAGATTTGTGAGAGGTTCACTGAAGAGTCTAAGAAAAAGGAGAATAGTTTTGTGGAAGGACTTATGTATTCCTTGGATGAAGCAGTCATCATGACAGGAGTCTTGACTGATGAAGCTGAGCAAAGCAAG ATAAACAGAATTGGCAACTACTACAAGCCATGGTTCTTTAAGCATGTGGAGAAGTATTTGAAAGCTGACAGGACTGGAGTGGAGTACATTCCTTCCAGACATTATTACCACAGACATACTCGCAGTATCTTCTGGGAGCTCCAA GATATCATTCCTTTTGGCAATAACCCCGTGTTCCGTTACCTGTTTGGCTGGATGGTCCCCCCAAAAATCTCTCTGCTGAAGCTCACCCAAGGAGAAGCCATTAGGAAGCTGTATGAGCAGCACCACGTTGTGCAGGACATGCTGGTGCCAATAAAGAGCCTTGAAAAATCAATCCAGACCTTCCACGTTGACCTTAAT GTGTACCCTATTTGGTTGTGTCCTTTCATATTGCCCAACAATCCTGGTATGGTCCATCCCAAAGGAAATGAAGCTGAACTCTATGTGGATATAGGAGCTTATGGAGAGCCCAAAAGCAAACAGTTTGAAGCCAGGGCTTCAATGAGGCAGATGGAAAAGTTTGTAAGAAGTGTGCACGG ttTCCAGATGCTGTATGCAGATTGTTACATGACCCGTGAGGAGTTCTGGGATATGTTTGATGGCTCGCTGTACcacaggctgagggaggagaTGAATTGCAAGGATGCCTTTCCAGAAGTGTATGACAAAATCTGCAAAGCTGCAAGGCACTGA